In Arthrobacter sp. StoSoilB5, one genomic interval encodes:
- a CDS encoding aminotransferase class I/II-fold pyridoxal phosphate-dependent enzyme, giving the protein MSTLSPLPKIGTPSRAWRSRADAWEFLGYAIKQLALDHNSASPDSGLRSQISRTFALLDAVEPYWAEPGVDAVAQLRQLVNDGDPHAALELLGGLAHLPLASGAEPGSVSGVVQESLEDEVSQTEQAERPRFEVLVVDNVTVQEAESLKSNMAAQRRPSDAFTYDINVVPSYEDALVAVLLNPDIQAVILRPGFSVRSSQLLGSDLRRFLAGHTPEDLQALRPVKRILGLAEELSGLRPELDVYLVAGVSIESLAGSLTRKFRRIFRRQDHLDLHLSLLSGVAERYEAPFFTALQDYSRRPASVFHALPISRGGSVGNSPWIRDMADFYGTNLLLAETSATSGGLDSLLDPHGSIKQAQDLAARAFGAQRTYFVTNGTSTANKIVHQSLLAPGDVVLVDRNCHKSHHYAFVLAGARVSYLDAYPLDKYAFYGAVPLASLKRRLLEYRRAGRLHEVKMVTLTNCTFDGIVYDVERVMEECLAIKPDLVFLWDEAWFAFARSHPIYRRRTAMASAAALEASFSNPAYAARFADQAAALHDPATGEPVDDEAWLNTRLIPDPAKARIRVYATQSTHKTLTSLRQGSMIHVYDQDFMSSNQESFREAYMTHTSTSPNYQILASLDIGRRQVELEGFGLVQRQSDLAVSVAQAVARHPLLKKYFRVLTSRDLIEPQYRETSAAMPLREGLAELEDAWQRDEFVIDPSRLTLDISKTGIDGDTFRHSYLMDDHGIQVNKTSRNTVLFMTNIGTSRSSVAYLIEVLVKLAEDFDNPHPSSRPRSVPVLSPAGGSAGLGQTPPLPDFSTFATRFRVDDACEDGDIRAAYFESYKPESTAYLSAEELAIAVREGQEVISAGFVTPYPPGFPILVPGQVITRQTLEFMAALDTREIHGFDHERGYRVFVDGSVVESGVSESGVSASAVAAAGIGRLPAAS; this is encoded by the coding sequence ATGAGCACCCTCTCCCCCCTTCCAAAAATTGGCACACCCAGCCGCGCCTGGAGGTCGCGCGCCGATGCTTGGGAGTTCCTGGGATACGCCATCAAGCAACTTGCCTTGGACCACAACTCCGCGTCCCCCGATTCAGGCTTGCGCTCCCAGATCAGCCGCACTTTTGCCCTCCTGGACGCCGTGGAGCCCTACTGGGCAGAGCCGGGAGTTGACGCTGTGGCGCAGTTGCGCCAATTGGTCAACGACGGCGACCCCCACGCCGCGCTCGAGCTTCTGGGCGGTTTGGCGCACCTTCCGCTGGCTTCTGGAGCGGAGCCCGGTTCAGTGTCCGGAGTTGTCCAGGAGTCGCTGGAGGACGAGGTTTCGCAAACCGAGCAGGCTGAGCGTCCCCGCTTCGAAGTCTTGGTAGTGGACAACGTCACGGTCCAGGAAGCTGAGTCGCTCAAGAGCAATATGGCAGCCCAGCGCCGTCCTTCCGATGCTTTTACTTACGACATCAATGTGGTTCCCAGCTACGAAGACGCGTTGGTTGCCGTCCTGCTTAACCCGGATATCCAAGCCGTGATCCTGCGTCCGGGTTTTTCCGTTCGCAGCTCCCAGCTACTCGGCAGCGATCTCCGCCGGTTCCTGGCTGGGCACACCCCCGAAGACCTGCAGGCTTTGCGACCTGTCAAACGGATCCTGGGCTTGGCCGAGGAATTATCCGGGCTCCGGCCTGAGTTGGACGTCTACCTGGTTGCAGGCGTTTCCATCGAATCCTTGGCCGGGTCACTGACCAGGAAGTTCCGAAGGATTTTCCGCAGGCAGGATCACCTGGACCTGCATTTGTCCCTGTTGTCCGGGGTTGCAGAACGATACGAAGCTCCGTTCTTCACGGCCCTGCAGGATTACAGCCGTAGGCCCGCAAGCGTCTTCCACGCCCTGCCCATTTCACGGGGCGGATCCGTAGGGAACTCCCCCTGGATCCGGGACATGGCCGATTTTTACGGGACAAACCTTCTTTTGGCGGAGACATCCGCGACCTCCGGCGGCCTTGATTCCCTGCTTGACCCGCACGGATCCATCAAACAGGCGCAGGACCTCGCCGCCCGGGCCTTCGGAGCGCAGAGAACCTACTTTGTTACCAATGGCACCTCCACCGCCAACAAGATCGTTCACCAATCCCTGTTGGCCCCCGGTGACGTTGTGTTGGTTGACCGAAACTGCCACAAGTCCCATCACTACGCGTTCGTGCTCGCCGGTGCCCGGGTTTCATATCTGGATGCCTACCCCTTGGACAAGTACGCCTTCTACGGCGCCGTGCCCTTGGCCAGCCTGAAGCGCAGGCTGCTTGAGTACCGTCGTGCCGGGCGGCTGCACGAAGTCAAAATGGTCACGCTCACCAACTGCACCTTTGACGGAATCGTTTACGACGTGGAACGTGTCATGGAGGAATGCCTGGCCATCAAACCTGATCTGGTGTTCCTCTGGGACGAGGCATGGTTTGCCTTCGCCCGCTCGCATCCCATCTACCGGCGCCGAACGGCGATGGCATCGGCAGCTGCGTTGGAGGCGTCCTTCAGCAACCCGGCCTACGCTGCCCGGTTTGCCGATCAGGCAGCGGCCCTCCATGACCCTGCCACGGGTGAGCCAGTGGATGATGAGGCCTGGCTGAACACCCGGCTGATTCCCGACCCCGCGAAGGCGCGCATCAGGGTCTACGCCACCCAGTCCACGCATAAGACCCTGACATCCCTACGCCAGGGCTCCATGATCCATGTGTACGACCAAGACTTCATGTCGTCCAACCAGGAGTCCTTCCGTGAGGCGTACATGACCCACACCTCCACCTCGCCCAATTACCAAATCCTGGCGTCCCTGGACATTGGCCGGCGGCAGGTGGAGCTTGAAGGTTTTGGCTTGGTCCAGAGGCAATCCGACCTCGCCGTGTCAGTGGCACAAGCCGTGGCACGGCATCCCCTGCTGAAGAAGTACTTCCGTGTGTTGACCTCGCGGGACCTCATTGAGCCCCAATACCGTGAGACCAGCGCCGCCATGCCGTTGCGGGAGGGATTGGCGGAACTTGAGGACGCCTGGCAGCGCGATGAGTTCGTCATCGATCCCAGCCGCCTCACGCTGGATATCAGCAAGACGGGCATCGACGGCGACACGTTCCGCCACAGCTACCTCATGGACGATCACGGAATCCAGGTGAACAAGACGTCCCGGAACACGGTGCTGTTCATGACCAACATCGGCACATCGCGGAGTTCCGTGGCGTACTTGATCGAGGTGCTGGTCAAACTCGCAGAAGATTTCGATAACCCACATCCCTCATCGCGGCCTCGGTCAGTGCCTGTGCTTTCGCCGGCCGGAGGGTCAGCGGGGCTTGGGCAGACGCCGCCACTTCCGGACTTCAGCACATTCGCCACGCGGTTCCGTGTGGACGACGCCTGCGAAGACGGCGACATCCGAGCCGCCTACTTCGAAAGCTACAAGCCGGAATCCACCGCGTACTTGTCCGCCGAGGAGCTGGCCATTGCGGTACGAGAAGGCCAGGAAGTAATTTCCGCCGGCTTCGTTACGCCGTACCCGCCGGGCTTCCCCATCCTCGTCCCGGGCCAGGTCATTACCCGGCAAACGTTGGAGTTCATGGCCGCTTTGGACACGCGCGAAATCCACGGATTCGATCACGAACGCGGCTACCGGGTTTTCGTCGATGGGTCAGTGGTTGAGTCTGGTGTTTCGGAATCTGGCGTTTCGGCAAGTGCTGTCGCAGCGGCCGGCATCGGGCGGCTGCCCGCCGCGTCGTAG
- a CDS encoding LLM class flavin-dependent oxidoreductase translates to MHNKRIGFLSFGHWARVPGSLVPSAGEALKQGIDLAVAAEELGIDGAFFRVHHFARQQASPFPLLAAIAARTSTIEMGTGVIDMRYETPLYMAEEAAATDLISDGRLQLGISRGSPEPALNGAANFGHVPNEGEDTGDMARRHTALFRKAIAGHGVAQADPHYAGGASGLLPIQPLSPGLPQRIWWGAGTRKTAVWAAEQGMNLMSSTLLTEDTGVPFDQLQAEQIHMFREAWAAAGHDFEPRVSVSRSILPIVDEVDNRYFGLRAQADRQDQVGILDGALSRFGKSYIGEPDTLAEELASDAAVQAADTVLLTVPNQLGVEYNAKLLGNVAKYIAPAFGWARQRA, encoded by the coding sequence ATGCACAACAAACGGATCGGCTTCCTTTCCTTCGGCCATTGGGCACGCGTCCCTGGTTCGCTGGTACCGTCGGCCGGTGAAGCACTTAAGCAGGGCATCGATCTGGCGGTAGCGGCAGAGGAACTTGGGATCGACGGCGCGTTCTTCCGCGTCCACCACTTCGCCCGGCAGCAAGCCTCCCCGTTCCCGCTGCTCGCCGCAATCGCGGCGCGGACCAGCACGATCGAGATGGGCACCGGCGTGATCGACATGCGTTATGAGACACCGCTGTATATGGCGGAGGAAGCTGCTGCTACGGATCTCATCAGCGACGGCCGGCTTCAACTCGGAATAAGCCGTGGTTCACCCGAGCCCGCCCTGAACGGAGCGGCCAACTTTGGCCATGTCCCGAACGAAGGCGAGGACACCGGCGATATGGCGCGCCGCCACACGGCACTTTTCCGCAAGGCCATTGCCGGGCACGGCGTAGCCCAAGCGGATCCGCACTATGCAGGCGGAGCCAGCGGACTCCTCCCCATCCAACCGCTCTCTCCCGGGCTCCCACAGCGGATCTGGTGGGGTGCCGGCACCCGCAAGACGGCCGTCTGGGCTGCCGAGCAAGGGATGAACCTCATGAGTTCGACGCTCCTGACCGAGGACACGGGCGTCCCGTTCGACCAACTGCAAGCCGAGCAGATCCACATGTTCCGCGAGGCCTGGGCCGCTGCCGGGCACGACTTCGAGCCCCGTGTTTCAGTCAGCCGCAGCATCTTGCCGATCGTCGATGAGGTGGACAATCGCTACTTTGGTCTCCGCGCCCAAGCGGACCGGCAGGACCAGGTAGGAATCCTCGACGGCGCGTTGTCCCGTTTCGGGAAGAGCTACATCGGGGAGCCGGACACCTTGGCCGAAGAACTCGCATCCGATGCAGCCGTCCAAGCTGCAGATACGGTCCTTCTGACGGTGCCCAACCAACTCGGCGTCGAGTACAACGCGAAGCTCCTGGGGAACGTCGCGAAGTACATCGCACCTGCTTTTGGTTGGGCCCGCCAAAGAGCCTGA
- a CDS encoding dihydrofolate reductase family protein, which produces MGLLTFSINVTLDGCIDHREGIADDETHAHFTRLLEESGAMLWGRTTYEMMEAYWPLVARGDVDSPPAMRDWALKLETKPKYVVSSTRSDFPWTNSHHLDGELRSAVQHLKDGTPNGVLVGSGKLAAELDRLDLIDEYKFLVHPVIAGHGPTLHQGGLPRSRRLALISAKPLSNGAVAVHYRRAE; this is translated from the coding sequence ATGGGCCTTCTAACGTTCAGCATCAACGTCACACTGGATGGTTGCATCGACCACCGGGAGGGCATCGCCGACGACGAGACGCATGCCCACTTCACCCGGCTCCTGGAGGAGAGCGGCGCGATGCTCTGGGGCCGAACCACGTACGAAATGATGGAGGCCTACTGGCCGCTGGTGGCCCGTGGCGACGTCGACTCGCCGCCAGCCATGCGCGATTGGGCCCTCAAACTGGAGACCAAGCCCAAATATGTGGTCTCGTCGACCCGTAGCGACTTCCCCTGGACCAACAGCCATCACCTCGACGGCGAGTTGCGCAGTGCTGTGCAGCATCTCAAGGACGGGACTCCTAACGGCGTGCTTGTCGGTAGCGGCAAACTTGCCGCCGAGCTGGACCGCCTGGACCTCATCGACGAGTACAAGTTCCTGGTCCACCCCGTGATCGCCGGCCACGGTCCCACTCTGCACCAGGGCGGACTGCCCAGGAGCAGGCGCCTGGCACTGATCTCGGCCAAGCCGCTCAGCAACGGCGCGGTCGCCGTGCACTACCGACGCGCCGAGTGA
- a CDS encoding ABC transporter permease translates to MPSNPTTTQERTLPVSESSEHITSPSLKGNPSELRDLEAGLDNLQSDTGRKAGIEWKRILLPIAALVVLVLVWQFYVSLGLKRRDQVPGPLDVLTQLVTLWGEGKVQESVWTSLQRGLVGFLISVVIATPVGLLLAQVAPLRRAFGPLISGLQVLPSVAWVPAAIIWFGLTDATVYFVVFMGAIPSIINGLISGVDQIPPQYRSVGTVLGANRLQMALQIVLPAALPGYIGGLKQGWAFSWRSLMAAEIIAVGGSIGFGLGSLLDQGRTLADMAVVMSAILLILAVGILIELLVFGPIEKRLLQRRGLLAGSSR, encoded by the coding sequence ATGCCAAGTAACCCCACCACTACCCAAGAGCGGACCCTGCCCGTGAGCGAATCCAGCGAGCACATTACGTCGCCATCCTTGAAGGGCAACCCCTCAGAGCTGCGCGACCTCGAAGCGGGCCTGGATAACCTCCAGTCCGATACCGGACGTAAAGCCGGTATCGAATGGAAGCGCATACTGCTGCCGATCGCTGCCTTGGTAGTCCTCGTCCTCGTCTGGCAGTTCTACGTTTCCCTCGGCCTCAAGCGCCGTGACCAAGTGCCCGGGCCCCTTGACGTGCTCACCCAGTTGGTGACGCTCTGGGGCGAAGGCAAGGTCCAGGAATCGGTGTGGACCTCGTTGCAGCGTGGCTTGGTCGGCTTCCTGATTTCGGTTGTGATTGCGACGCCCGTGGGTCTGTTGCTGGCACAGGTTGCTCCGTTACGGCGGGCCTTTGGGCCGCTGATCTCGGGTCTTCAGGTCCTGCCGTCGGTGGCCTGGGTGCCTGCGGCGATCATCTGGTTTGGCCTGACCGACGCCACCGTCTACTTTGTGGTGTTCATGGGCGCTATCCCGTCCATCATCAACGGGCTCATCTCCGGCGTAGACCAGATCCCGCCCCAGTACCGCAGCGTTGGCACCGTGCTCGGCGCGAACCGGCTTCAGATGGCCCTGCAGATCGTCCTTCCTGCTGCACTTCCCGGGTACATCGGCGGATTGAAGCAGGGCTGGGCGTTCTCCTGGCGCTCTTTGATGGCCGCGGAAATCATCGCTGTGGGTGGCTCTATCGGCTTCGGCCTGGGCTCGCTTCTTGACCAGGGACGTACGTTGGCCGACATGGCAGTGGTCATGTCCGCGATCCTGTTGATCCTGGCTGTGGGCATCCTGATCGAACTCCTCGTTTTCGGACCGATCGAGAAGCGACTGCTCCAGCGTCGCGGTTTGCTGGCGGGCAGCAGCCGCTAG
- a CDS encoding ABC transporter ATP-binding protein: MPVVLENLGKRFGDGAPVLDDVNATIAQGEFVALLGASGCGKSTLLNIMAGLEHPTSGALEVPSDGAAFMFQDSALFPWLTARGNIELALQLADKSSTKASRRARATELLELVHLGGAGDKRPHELSGGMRQRVALARSLAQDRQLLLMDEPFAALDAITRDLLHDELERIWKETGRTIVFVTHNVREAVRLGQRVLLLSSRPGRVVAEWDVTEEHRTDAGRAGELTGVITRRLRDEIRRHAK; the protein is encoded by the coding sequence ATGCCAGTCGTACTCGAGAACCTGGGCAAGCGCTTCGGCGACGGCGCCCCGGTGCTGGACGACGTCAACGCCACCATCGCGCAGGGCGAGTTCGTTGCCCTCCTCGGTGCGTCCGGCTGCGGCAAGTCCACGCTGCTGAACATCATGGCGGGACTTGAGCATCCGACGTCGGGCGCCCTTGAGGTGCCCAGCGACGGCGCGGCCTTCATGTTCCAGGACTCGGCACTGTTCCCGTGGTTGACGGCGCGAGGCAACATCGAGCTGGCACTGCAGCTGGCCGACAAATCCAGCACCAAGGCCAGCCGCCGCGCACGGGCAACTGAACTGCTGGAACTCGTCCACCTGGGTGGCGCTGGCGACAAGCGTCCACACGAGCTGTCCGGCGGCATGCGCCAACGCGTTGCCCTTGCCCGTTCCCTGGCGCAGGACCGGCAACTGTTGTTGATGGACGAGCCCTTCGCGGCCCTTGATGCCATCACGCGCGATCTCCTCCACGACGAGCTTGAGCGGATCTGGAAGGAGACCGGCCGCACCATCGTGTTCGTGACCCACAACGTTCGTGAGGCCGTGCGGCTGGGCCAGCGCGTCCTGCTTTTGTCCTCGCGTCCTGGCCGTGTTGTGGCGGAATGGGATGTGACCGAAGAACACCGAACTGATGCTGGTCGTGCTGGGGAGCTGACCGGAGTCATCACCCGCCGGCTACGCGACGAGATCCGCCGCCATGCCAAGTAA
- a CDS encoding ABC transporter substrate-binding protein, with the protein MANTPESQKPDSGTTRIVAGETNKPKRRRTVEIALALGLVLLIGAGAAVASAVSRSNEAAPAPTTSPAAELKLGYFSNVTHGPALVGISKGIIAKDLGDTKLSTQIFNAGPAAIEALNAGAIDATYIGPNPAINSFVKSKGESISIIAGAAAGGAQLVVKPEINSAADLKGKVLASPQLGGTQDVALRAWLGHQGYKTNPDGSGDVTINPTENAQTLKLFQDGKLDGAWLPEPWASRLVLEAGAKVLVDEKDLWDKGEFTTTILIVNKKFASEHPETVKALLKGHVESVSWLNSASAEEKASTINAVLKDTAGKPLPANVIDRALKNITFTTDPLAGTYKKLLQDGVDAGTTKAADINGIFDLRALNEVEGKKTSAAGLGQD; encoded by the coding sequence ATGGCAAACACTCCCGAGTCACAGAAGCCCGATTCCGGCACCACCCGCATCGTCGCCGGTGAGACCAACAAGCCCAAACGCCGCCGCACTGTAGAGATCGCCCTCGCCCTCGGCCTGGTGCTGCTCATCGGTGCAGGCGCCGCGGTTGCGTCCGCCGTCTCCCGCAGCAACGAGGCAGCACCGGCGCCCACAACGTCGCCCGCCGCCGAACTCAAGCTCGGCTACTTCAGCAACGTCACCCACGGCCCGGCGCTGGTGGGCATCAGCAAGGGCATCATCGCCAAGGACCTCGGCGACACCAAGCTGAGCACGCAGATCTTCAACGCCGGCCCTGCCGCGATCGAGGCATTGAACGCCGGTGCCATCGACGCCACCTACATCGGCCCGAACCCGGCCATCAACTCGTTCGTCAAGAGCAAAGGCGAGTCCATCAGCATCATCGCCGGCGCAGCAGCAGGCGGAGCCCAGCTTGTGGTCAAGCCCGAAATCAACTCGGCCGCCGACCTCAAGGGCAAGGTGCTCGCCTCGCCGCAGCTTGGCGGTACGCAGGACGTAGCCCTCCGCGCCTGGTTGGGCCACCAGGGCTACAAGACCAACCCGGACGGCAGCGGCGACGTCACCATCAACCCGACCGAAAACGCCCAGACGTTGAAGCTCTTCCAGGACGGAAAGCTCGACGGCGCGTGGTTGCCCGAGCCGTGGGCCTCCCGTTTGGTCCTGGAAGCAGGCGCGAAAGTACTCGTGGACGAGAAGGACCTGTGGGACAAGGGTGAGTTCACCACCACCATCCTGATCGTGAACAAGAAGTTCGCCTCGGAGCACCCGGAGACCGTGAAGGCACTGCTCAAGGGTCACGTCGAATCCGTGAGCTGGCTGAATTCCGCGTCGGCTGAGGAGAAGGCAAGCACCATCAACGCGGTCCTCAAGGACACTGCCGGCAAGCCGCTTCCCGCCAACGTGATCGATCGCGCGCTGAAGAACATCACCTTCACCACGGATCCGCTCGCTGGAACCTACAAGAAGCTCCTGCAGGACGGCGTGGACGCCGGCACTACCAAAGCAGCCGACATCAACGGCATCTTCGACCTCCGGGCCTTGAACGAAGTAGAGGGCAAGAAGACGTCCGCTGCCGGGCTCGGCCAGGACTAA
- the mmuM gene encoding homocysteine S-methyltransferase yields MPRNIALSTLLDSGQDLVLDGALATELEAHGCDLEDALWSAKVLLEQPHLIKQVHRDYFDAGASVAITASYQATPQGFARRGLGEREALDLVALSVQLADQARREHAEANPSKRPLLVAGSVGPYGAYLADGSEYRGDYTLSRADFMEFHRPRIAALVEAGADFLACETLPSFAEAEALLALVAEFDVESWFTFTLRDAEHISDGTPLADVVALLSAEPRVAAVGVNCVPLDLVTSALGTLNEVSDKPLVAYPNSGETYDAVTKTWGPSAGGHGTTTLAGNAADWRDRGARLIGGCCRTTPRDIEDLAANMTPGDPS; encoded by the coding sequence ATGCCGCGGAACATAGCACTTAGCACCTTGTTGGATTCAGGTCAGGACCTCGTCCTGGACGGCGCGCTGGCCACGGAACTGGAAGCCCATGGCTGTGATCTGGAGGACGCATTGTGGTCCGCCAAGGTTCTGCTGGAGCAGCCACACCTGATCAAGCAGGTCCACAGGGACTATTTCGACGCCGGTGCCTCCGTGGCCATCACGGCCAGCTACCAGGCCACTCCCCAGGGGTTCGCGCGGCGTGGCCTAGGGGAGCGCGAGGCCTTGGATCTGGTGGCTTTGAGTGTGCAGCTTGCAGACCAGGCACGGCGCGAGCATGCCGAGGCGAACCCTTCCAAGCGCCCGCTTCTGGTGGCCGGCTCCGTGGGCCCGTATGGTGCCTATCTTGCTGATGGCTCGGAGTACCGGGGCGATTACACACTGAGCCGCGCCGACTTCATGGAGTTCCACCGTCCCCGGATCGCTGCGCTCGTGGAGGCCGGAGCGGATTTCCTGGCGTGCGAGACGCTGCCATCGTTCGCCGAGGCAGAGGCACTGTTGGCGCTCGTGGCGGAGTTCGACGTCGAATCCTGGTTTACGTTCACGCTGCGGGACGCGGAACACATCAGCGACGGAACCCCACTGGCGGATGTGGTTGCGCTGCTCAGCGCGGAACCGAGGGTGGCCGCCGTCGGGGTTAACTGCGTGCCGCTGGACCTGGTGACCTCGGCGCTTGGGACGCTCAACGAGGTCTCGGACAAACCCTTGGTCGCGTACCCGAACTCCGGGGAGACCTACGACGCCGTCACGAAGACCTGGGGACCTTCCGCGGGCGGGCACGGCACCACTACCCTCGCCGGAAACGCCGCTGATTGGCGCGACCGGGGAGCCAGGCTGATCGGTGGCTGCTGCCGCACCACGCCACGGGACATTGAAGACCTTGCAGCAAACATGACGCCGGGTGACCCTTCGTGA
- a CDS encoding GTP-binding protein, which produces MSTDTVFLDGGLESAQLPSTLFRFATAGSVDDGKSTLVGRLLHDSKAILADTLDAVARTSADRGFGGDKGGIDLALLTDGLRAEREQGITIDVAYRYFATDRRSFILADCPGHVQYTKNTVTGASTADAVVVLIDARKGVLEQTRRHLSVLQLLRVAHVIVAVNKIDLVDFSEQVFRDIEADVQKVARELGLGSDGVADLLVVPVSALDGDNVVDRSDRTPWYSGPALLEVLETLPAADELEAELESFRFPVQLVIRPQGALAPDAVAGGLDVEAYRDYRAYAGQITEGSVKVGDEVTVLSPGHEPRITRVIGIDFAGKELQEAAAPQSVAVRLADEIDIARGDTIAAAGTVRESTADLYASLCWLSPKPLREGQKVLVKHGTRTVQALVRNVTGKLDLATFNVEPASSLELNDIGHAQLRLAAALPLENYLHHRRTGAFLVIDPIDGNTLAAGLVKDHPGDHEDERYVI; this is translated from the coding sequence ATGAGCACCGATACCGTATTCCTTGACGGCGGCCTTGAGTCCGCGCAGCTCCCGTCTACTCTCTTCCGCTTCGCTACTGCCGGATCGGTTGATGACGGCAAGTCCACTTTGGTGGGCCGCCTCCTTCACGACTCGAAGGCAATTCTTGCTGACACGCTCGACGCTGTTGCCCGTACCTCTGCGGACCGCGGCTTCGGCGGGGACAAGGGTGGGATCGACCTCGCCCTCCTGACCGACGGCCTGCGTGCCGAGCGGGAGCAGGGCATCACCATCGACGTCGCTTACCGCTACTTCGCCACGGACCGCCGCAGCTTCATCCTGGCGGACTGCCCCGGCCACGTTCAGTACACCAAGAACACGGTGACCGGCGCGTCCACTGCGGATGCCGTCGTCGTACTCATTGACGCCCGCAAGGGTGTCCTTGAGCAGACCCGCCGGCACCTGTCCGTGCTGCAGCTGCTTCGCGTGGCCCACGTGATTGTTGCCGTGAACAAGATCGACCTCGTTGACTTCAGCGAGCAGGTCTTCCGCGACATCGAGGCGGACGTGCAGAAGGTTGCCCGCGAGCTGGGACTTGGGTCCGATGGCGTGGCTGACCTGCTGGTGGTGCCGGTTTCAGCGCTCGACGGCGACAACGTCGTGGACCGCTCGGACCGCACCCCCTGGTACAGCGGTCCCGCTCTGCTGGAGGTCCTCGAAACGCTCCCGGCAGCCGACGAGCTTGAGGCCGAACTGGAGAGCTTCCGCTTCCCCGTGCAGCTGGTCATCCGTCCGCAGGGTGCCTTGGCGCCTGATGCTGTGGCTGGTGGCTTGGACGTGGAGGCATACCGCGATTACCGCGCCTACGCTGGCCAGATCACCGAGGGTTCCGTCAAGGTCGGCGACGAAGTGACTGTCCTGAGCCCTGGCCACGAACCGCGAATCACTCGGGTCATTGGCATCGACTTCGCCGGTAAGGAACTTCAGGAAGCGGCTGCTCCGCAGTCCGTTGCCGTCCGTCTGGCCGACGAGATCGACATCGCCCGTGGCGACACGATCGCTGCTGCCGGCACGGTCCGCGAAAGCACTGCCGATCTGTACGCGTCGCTGTGCTGGCTCTCGCCCAAGCCGCTGCGTGAAGGCCAGAAAGTCCTGGTGAAGCACGGTACGCGCACGGTCCAGGCCTTGGTCCGGAATGTCACCGGCAAGCTTGATCTCGCTACGTTCAACGTGGAGCCGGCTTCAAGCCTGGAGCTCAACGACATCGGCCACGCCCAGCTGCGCCTGGCTGCCGCGTTGCCGCTGGAGAACTACCTGCACCACCGCCGTACGGGCGCTTTCCTGGTGATCGACCCCATCGACGGCAACACCCTTGCCGCGGGCCTGGTCAAGGACCACCCGGGCGATCACGAAGACGAGCGTTACGTCATCTAA
- the cysD gene encoding sulfate adenylyltransferase subunit CysD: MSTQTTSEDLELNQLQSEAEGAAAAWRASRSGHGGPSAERLSSLDTLESEAIHIIREVVAEFEKPALLFSGGKDSVVMLHLATKAFWPGKVPFPVLHVDTGHNFPEVIDFRDRTVERLGLKLVVGSVQEFIDRGELAERADGTRNPLQTVPLLDAIQRNKFDAVFGGGRRDEDKARAKERILSLRDEFGQWDPRNQRPELWNLYNGRHTVGQHVRAFPISNWTELDIWRYIERENIELPSLYYAHEREVFARDGMWRAVGEVSEPLPHEEVITKLVRYRTVGDMSCTGAVESDARTVADVVVEVAASTLTERGATRADDRISEAAMEDRKKDGYF, from the coding sequence ATGAGCACCCAAACAACCAGCGAGGACCTCGAGTTGAACCAGTTGCAGAGCGAAGCTGAAGGGGCCGCCGCGGCGTGGCGGGCATCGCGAAGCGGGCACGGCGGCCCTTCAGCTGAGCGGTTGAGCTCACTGGACACCCTCGAGTCCGAAGCAATCCATATCATCCGCGAGGTTGTTGCTGAGTTCGAGAAGCCTGCGCTGCTGTTCTCCGGCGGCAAGGACTCCGTGGTCATGCTGCACCTGGCCACCAAGGCTTTCTGGCCCGGCAAGGTTCCTTTCCCGGTCCTGCACGTGGACACCGGCCACAACTTCCCGGAGGTCATCGATTTCCGTGACCGCACGGTTGAGCGACTTGGCCTGAAGCTGGTTGTTGGTTCGGTCCAGGAGTTCATTGACCGCGGCGAATTGGCCGAGCGTGCCGATGGCACCCGCAACCCGCTGCAGACAGTCCCGCTGTTGGATGCCATCCAGCGCAACAAGTTCGACGCTGTGTTCGGCGGCGGCCGTCGCGACGAGGACAAGGCCCGCGCCAAGGAGCGCATCCTGAGCCTCCGTGACGAGTTCGGCCAGTGGGACCCGCGCAACCAGCGCCCCGAGCTGTGGAACCTGTACAACGGCCGCCACACGGTGGGCCAGCACGTCCGTGCATTCCCCATCAGCAACTGGACCGAGCTGGACATCTGGCGGTACATCGAGCGCGAGAACATCGAGCTCCCCAGCCTGTACTACGCCCACGAGCGCGAGGTCTTCGCCCGCGACGGCATGTGGCGTGCAGTGGGCGAGGTTTCCGAACCGTTGCCGCACGAGGAAGTCATCACCAAGCTGGTTCGCTACCGCACAGTTGGCGACATGTCCTGCACCGGTGCCGTCGAATCCGACGCACGCACCGTGGCCGACGTCGTAGTTGAAGTCGCTGCCTCCACCCTGACCGAACGTGGCGCCACCCGAGCAGATGACCGCATCTCCGAGGCAGCCATGGAAGACCGCAAGAAGGACGGCTACTTCTAA